GCCTGGAACTTCAGACAGAAAACGACCTAACCGTGTAACCATGCCCATAGTTGTAAACTTAGACGTGATGATGGCCAAGCGCAAAATGTCATTGAACGAGCTTTCTCAAAAAGTAGACTTAACCCTCTCCAACCTTTCCATTTTAAAGACCGGCAAAGCGAAAGCCGTGCGGTTCACTACCCTGGAGGCCATTTGCAAAGCCTTAGACTGCCAACCCGGCGACATTCTGGAATATGTGAATGAATCATAGCCAAGGCCCTTCTTATTTAACTAATCATGAAGCCGTTTTTTGGCTGTTTTCCTGAAAACAGCCAAAAAACGGCTTTACTCATAAATAGGAAACTCTACAGCCCGGTCCCACTAAATAATAAGGTTTTGCTATATTTACATTTTGCTAGCCAATAATATAGTAATCAAGTCTTTCCGAAAGTAAGCCTGCGCTTTTCAGACCTGATTAAATGGATGATTTGTATCTAATTTGTCA
The nucleotide sequence above comes from Nibribacter ruber. Encoded proteins:
- a CDS encoding helix-turn-helix domain-containing protein produces the protein MPIVVNLDVMMAKRKMSLNELSQKVDLTLSNLSILKTGKAKAVRFTTLEAICKALDCQPGDILEYVNES